The Nocardioides humi genome includes a region encoding these proteins:
- a CDS encoding alpha/beta fold hydrolase translates to MSRRSRVVGSLAGALGVAAAGTAAVGILRQQRAISRRAGEEIPFGTLRSPAVTVVADDGLPLHVEVDEIERPSRRTKGHPPPVTVVFVHGFCLNLDCWHFQRAAYRGLVRAVYYDQRSHGRSGDSDRAHSNIDQLGRDLRTVLDAVVPDGPVVLVGHSMGGMSIVAFAEQYPELIGERVVGVGLISTTAGGFDPTRILLPMVPARLAGPVAKGVVRTLHRGSRAVDSVRRAGKSVATVATDRFAFGGDVPRGYVEFVDQMLAATPFEVLADFFPHFSGLDKFDFVEVLGRVPTSVVCGTADRLTSIGHSRKLQSRIPGSRLLECEGAGHMVIMERHELVNAELDQLITAASARAAAR, encoded by the coding sequence ATGAGCCGCCGGAGCCGGGTCGTCGGATCGCTGGCGGGGGCGCTCGGCGTCGCCGCCGCCGGTACGGCGGCCGTCGGGATCCTGCGCCAGCAGCGGGCGATCAGCCGCCGCGCCGGCGAGGAGATCCCGTTCGGGACGCTCCGCTCCCCGGCGGTGACGGTCGTCGCCGACGACGGCCTGCCGCTCCACGTCGAGGTCGACGAGATCGAGCGGCCGTCGCGGCGCACCAAGGGCCACCCACCGCCCGTCACCGTCGTCTTCGTCCACGGCTTCTGCCTCAACCTCGACTGCTGGCACTTCCAGCGCGCGGCCTACCGCGGCCTGGTCCGCGCCGTCTACTACGACCAGCGCTCCCACGGCCGCTCCGGCGACTCCGACCGCGCCCACTCCAATATCGACCAGCTGGGCCGCGACCTGCGCACCGTCCTCGACGCGGTCGTCCCCGACGGTCCGGTCGTGCTGGTCGGGCACTCGATGGGCGGCATGTCCATCGTCGCGTTCGCCGAGCAGTACCCGGAGCTGATCGGCGAGCGCGTCGTCGGGGTCGGCCTGATCTCCACGACCGCCGGCGGCTTCGACCCGACCCGGATCCTGCTCCCGATGGTCCCCGCCCGGCTCGCCGGCCCGGTCGCCAAGGGCGTCGTCCGCACGCTGCACCGCGGCTCCCGCGCGGTCGACTCGGTGCGCCGCGCGGGGAAGTCGGTCGCGACCGTCGCCACCGACCGGTTCGCCTTCGGCGGCGACGTCCCGCGCGGGTACGTCGAGTTCGTCGACCAGATGCTCGCCGCCACGCCGTTCGAGGTGCTCGCCGACTTCTTCCCGCACTTCTCCGGGCTCGACAAGTTCGACTTCGTCGAGGTCCTCGGCCGGGTCCCCACCTCGGTCGTCTGCGGCACCGCCGACCGGCTGACCTCGATCGGGCACTCCCGCAAGCTGCAGTCCCGGATCCCCGGGTCGCGGCTGCTGGAGTGCGAGGGCGCCGGGCACATGGTGATCATGGAGCGCCACGAGCTGGTCAACGCCGAGCTCGACCAGCTCATCACCGCGGCCTCGGCGAGGGCAGCGGCCCGATGA
- a CDS encoding holo-ACP synthase, whose protein sequence is MPVIGVGIDVCEIDRFEESCRRTPALVTKLFTEAERGLHIRSLAARFAAKEALAKALGAPRGMSWHDAEVVSENSGRPRFVLRGTVLAEADRQGVGSVHLSLTHDGGIASAVVVLES, encoded by the coding sequence ATGCCCGTCATCGGCGTCGGCATCGACGTCTGCGAGATCGACCGGTTCGAGGAGTCGTGCCGCCGTACTCCCGCGCTGGTGACCAAGCTGTTCACCGAGGCCGAGCGCGGCCTGCACATCCGCTCCCTGGCCGCGCGGTTCGCGGCCAAGGAGGCCCTCGCCAAGGCGCTCGGCGCGCCCCGGGGCATGTCGTGGCACGACGCCGAGGTCGTCTCCGAGAACTCCGGCCGCCCGCGGTTCGTGCTGCGCGGCACCGTGCTCGCCGAGGCGGACCGCCAGGGCGTCGGATCGGTCCATCTCTCGCTGACCCACGACGGCGGCATCGCGTCCGCTGTCGTCGTCCTGGAAAGCTGA
- a CDS encoding ABC transporter ATP-binding protein: protein MTAPSLTVDGLTKQFGGVRAVDDLTFTVRPGAVTGFLGPNGAGKTTTLRMLLGLTRPSAGRALVGDRPYPLHAQPGRIVGAALEASSFHPGRTGLAHLEVFAPQVGVPRTRCRQVLEAVGLDHAAKQRVGKYSMGMRQRLGLATALLADPPVIVLDEPTNGLDPEGIVWIRRLLRQFADEGRTVLVSSHLLREVEASVDDVVIIAQGRLRHASSLAELRTRTTPAAYVVAPRPDAVAALAADRGWTAGPDGDGLVVDGASAAELGAAAYAAGIELHELVRRDVDIEALFFELTRPETGEEDR, encoded by the coding sequence ATGACTGCCCCCTCCCTGACGGTCGACGGGCTCACCAAGCAGTTCGGTGGGGTCCGTGCCGTCGACGACCTGACGTTCACCGTCCGCCCCGGCGCGGTCACGGGCTTCCTCGGGCCCAACGGCGCCGGGAAGACCACGACCCTGCGGATGCTGCTCGGGCTCACCCGCCCGAGCGCGGGCCGGGCGCTGGTGGGCGACCGCCCGTACCCCCTCCACGCCCAGCCCGGCCGGATCGTCGGAGCCGCGCTGGAGGCGTCCAGCTTCCACCCGGGCCGGACCGGGCTGGCGCACCTGGAGGTGTTCGCGCCGCAGGTCGGCGTCCCGCGGACCCGCTGCCGGCAGGTGCTCGAGGCGGTCGGCCTCGACCACGCCGCGAAGCAGCGGGTGGGCAAGTACTCCATGGGGATGCGCCAGCGGCTCGGCCTGGCCACCGCCCTGCTCGCCGACCCGCCGGTGATCGTGCTCGACGAGCCGACCAACGGCCTGGACCCCGAGGGCATCGTCTGGATCCGCCGGCTGCTGCGGCAGTTCGCCGACGAGGGCCGCACCGTGCTGGTGTCCAGCCACCTCCTGCGCGAGGTGGAGGCCAGCGTCGACGACGTGGTGATCATCGCGCAGGGCCGGCTCCGGCACGCCTCCTCGCTGGCCGAGCTGCGCACCCGCACCACGCCGGCGGCGTACGTCGTCGCGCCGCGTCCCGACGCCGTCGCCGCGCTCGCGGCCGACCGCGGCTGGACCGCCGGCCCGGACGGCGACGGCCTGGTCGTCGACGGCGCGAGCGCCGCAGAGCTCGGCGCCGCGGCCTACGCGGCCGGGATCGAGCTGCACGAGCTGGTCCGGCGCGATGTCGACATCGAGGCGCTGTTCTTCGAGCTCACCCGACCGGAGACCGGGGAGGAGGACCGATGA
- a CDS encoding NAD(P)H-hydrate dehydratase — protein sequence MIRAHTTPQVRAAEADLLARLPEGALMQRAATGLGYAVLDLLGAAYGRRVLLLVGSGDNGGDALYAGALLARRGAQVEAWLLSSSAHEGGVAALRAAGGRIGAVRPAEFDVVVDGIVGIGGRGRLRPGAVAALEAVAGVPVVAVDTPSGVDVDTGEVDGPHVTADVTVTFGTHKTCHLVDPAAQACGAVHLVDIGLDLPEAPVEALQAADVAALVPRPHLDDHKYTRGVVGVRAGSAAYPGAALLSVAGAACGLAGMVRYDGDPAALDLVRAAHPEVVGPGRVQAWVVGSGSDTGAEDAVHRSVADGVPLVVDADALAFAALARGRPAVLTPHAGELARMLDVDRAEVEARWLEHARLAARRYDAVVLLKGRHTVVARPDGRVRVTTTGTPWLATAGAGDVLGGLIGSLLAAGLDPFAAASVGSWLHGAAATLASRHGPIVASDVAAAVPALVATLPTP from the coding sequence GTGATCCGCGCCCACACGACTCCGCAGGTCCGCGCCGCCGAGGCGGACCTGCTGGCCCGGCTGCCCGAGGGGGCGCTGATGCAGCGCGCCGCCACCGGCCTGGGGTACGCCGTGCTCGACCTCCTCGGCGCCGCCTACGGGCGCCGGGTGCTGCTGCTCGTGGGCTCGGGCGACAACGGCGGCGACGCGCTCTACGCCGGCGCGCTGCTCGCCCGCCGCGGCGCGCAGGTGGAGGCGTGGCTGCTGTCCTCCTCGGCGCACGAGGGCGGTGTCGCGGCGCTCCGCGCCGCCGGGGGCCGGATCGGTGCCGTGCGGCCGGCCGAGTTCGACGTCGTGGTCGACGGGATCGTCGGCATCGGCGGTCGCGGGCGGCTGCGTCCCGGGGCGGTGGCCGCGCTCGAGGCCGTCGCGGGTGTCCCGGTCGTCGCGGTCGACACCCCCTCCGGCGTCGACGTCGACACCGGCGAGGTCGACGGCCCCCACGTCACCGCCGACGTCACCGTCACCTTCGGCACCCACAAGACCTGCCATCTCGTCGACCCGGCCGCCCAGGCCTGCGGCGCCGTCCACCTCGTCGACATCGGCCTCGACCTGCCGGAGGCGCCGGTCGAGGCGCTCCAGGCCGCCGACGTCGCGGCGCTCGTCCCGCGGCCCCACCTCGACGACCACAAGTACACCCGCGGCGTCGTCGGCGTCCGGGCCGGCTCGGCCGCCTACCCCGGCGCGGCGCTGCTCAGCGTCGCCGGCGCCGCGTGCGGACTCGCCGGGATGGTCCGGTACGACGGCGACCCGGCCGCGCTCGACCTGGTCCGCGCCGCGCACCCGGAGGTGGTCGGCCCCGGCCGGGTGCAGGCGTGGGTCGTCGGCTCCGGCAGCGACACGGGGGCCGAGGACGCCGTCCACCGCTCGGTGGCCGACGGCGTCCCGCTCGTCGTCGACGCCGACGCGCTCGCCTTCGCCGCCCTCGCCCGCGGCCGCCCCGCCGTGCTCACCCCGCACGCCGGCGAGCTGGCCCGGATGCTCGACGTCGACCGCGCCGAGGTCGAGGCGCGGTGGCTGGAGCACGCCCGCCTCGCCGCCCGCAGGTACGACGCCGTGGTGCTCCTCAAGGGCCGCCACACCGTCGTCGCGCGACCGGACGGGCGGGTCCGGGTCACGACGACCGGCACCCCGTGGCTGGCCACCGCGGGCGCCGGCGACGTCCTCGGCGGGCTGATCGGCTCCCTGCTCGCCGCCGGGCTGGACCCCTTCGCCGCCGCCTCCGTCGGCTCGTGGCTGCACGGCGCCGCCGCCACCCTGGCCTCCCGGCACGGACCCATCGTCGCGAGCGACGTCGCGGCCGCCGTACCGGCCCTGGTCGCCACCCTGCCCACCCCCTGA
- a CDS encoding serine/threonine-protein kinase: MAPFGVIDDRYELLEIVGSGGMGVVHRARDRVLDRIVAVKVIRQELVDEQFVRRFEREAAILARVRSPYIVVVFDYGSSDGRFYLVTDFHADGDLAGWLERNGPMPPALAVPVAAAVAEALADAHAHGVIHRDVKPGNVLLWRRGEELRPVLADFGIATSDDTALTVTGGVPGSPPFMAPERHLGRAATEATDIYALGCLLYNLLAGRPPYDGTSFQAANAHINDPVPTLPAGVERADGLDAIIGRCMAKAPEDRYPRATDVAEALRAWVDAGTPAPAPSAPTTVTGPPPPPPPPPSAPSGRRRALPVLAAVVAAVLVLGGGGWWLLGRDEPSSAGPARSGTTPSTTPPTTPPTTPPTTPPTSPAVPVVDLVAVDGPCRFVRTVEGRDVEVPCGWFDVHLDGLEAGASVTVELRLAVDGEYAADVARTRRKVAGDGTVEIGQHEATSEYDGLCPSGTCAGGFPVADRATEARVTVRDEEGERILEEEYRLAKLRDPAGG; the protein is encoded by the coding sequence ATGGCACCGTTCGGCGTGATCGACGACCGCTACGAGCTGCTGGAGATCGTCGGCAGCGGCGGCATGGGCGTCGTGCACCGGGCGCGCGACCGCGTCCTGGACCGGATCGTCGCGGTGAAGGTGATCCGCCAGGAGCTGGTCGACGAGCAGTTCGTCCGCCGGTTCGAGCGCGAGGCCGCGATCCTGGCGCGGGTCCGGTCGCCGTACATCGTCGTCGTCTTCGACTACGGCAGCAGCGACGGGCGGTTCTACCTGGTCACCGACTTCCACGCCGACGGCGACCTCGCCGGCTGGCTGGAGCGGAACGGGCCGATGCCGCCCGCGCTCGCGGTGCCCGTCGCCGCCGCGGTCGCCGAGGCCCTGGCCGACGCGCACGCCCACGGCGTGATCCACCGCGACGTCAAGCCCGGCAACGTGCTGCTCTGGCGGCGCGGCGAGGAGCTGCGGCCGGTGCTCGCCGACTTCGGCATCGCGACCTCCGACGACACCGCCCTCACCGTCACCGGCGGCGTGCCCGGCAGCCCGCCGTTCATGGCGCCCGAGCGGCACCTCGGCCGGGCGGCCACCGAGGCCACCGACATCTACGCCCTCGGCTGCCTGCTCTACAACCTGCTCGCCGGCCGGCCGCCGTACGACGGCACCAGCTTCCAGGCCGCGAACGCCCACATCAACGACCCGGTGCCCACCCTGCCGGCCGGCGTCGAGCGCGCCGACGGGCTCGACGCGATCATCGGGCGGTGCATGGCCAAGGCGCCCGAGGACCGGTACCCGCGCGCCACCGACGTCGCCGAGGCGCTGCGGGCCTGGGTGGACGCCGGCACGCCGGCTCCCGCGCCGAGCGCACCGACGACGGTCACGGGACCGCCTCCTCCTCCTCCACCGCCGCCGTCGGCTCCGTCCGGGCGACGCCGGGCGCTGCCGGTCCTGGCCGCCGTCGTCGCCGCGGTCCTGGTCCTCGGCGGAGGCGGCTGGTGGCTGCTGGGTCGCGACGAGCCGTCCTCGGCGGGACCGGCCCGGTCGGGGACGACACCGTCCACGACCCCGCCGACCACGCCGCCGACCACGCCGCCGACCACGCCCCCCACGAGCCCCGCGGTGCCGGTGGTCGACCTCGTCGCCGTGGACGGCCCGTGCCGCTTCGTGCGGACGGTCGAGGGCCGTGACGTCGAGGTGCCGTGCGGGTGGTTCGACGTGCACCTGGACGGCCTCGAGGCCGGCGCGTCGGTCACCGTGGAGCTCCGCCTGGCCGTGGACGGCGAGTACGCGGCCGACGTCGCCCGGACCCGCAGGAAGGTGGCCGGCGACGGCACCGTCGAGATCGGGCAGCACGAGGCCACCAGCGAGTACGACGGCCTCTGCCCCAGCGGCACCTGCGCCGGCGGCTTCCCGGTGGCCGACCGGGCGACCGAGGCGAGGGTGACCGTCCGCGACGAGGAGGGCGAGCGGATCCTCGAGGAGGAGTATCGGCTCGCCAAGCTCCGAGATCCCGCCGGCGGGTGA
- a CDS encoding ribbon-helix-helix domain-containing protein gives MKLSVSLAADDVALIDEIARRDGLPSRSAVVQRALRQLRIVALEDDYAQAWQEWEESGDAADWDALAGDGLDGTAPRAAG, from the coding sequence ATGAAACTCAGTGTGAGTCTTGCCGCCGACGATGTGGCGCTCATCGACGAGATCGCGCGTCGAGATGGGCTCCCCTCGCGATCCGCCGTGGTCCAACGCGCGCTTCGTCAGCTGCGCATCGTCGCCCTCGAGGACGACTACGCGCAGGCGTGGCAGGAGTGGGAGGAGTCCGGGGACGCCGCCGACTGGGACGCGTTGGCCGGTGACGGTCTCGACGGGACGGCGCCGCGTGCTGCGGGGTGA
- a CDS encoding ABC transporter permease, translated as MRAALLAEYRKLVSTRIWWLLLIVMIAYLAFVAAAVSASFVFVPEGSEPPLVGEDAARATYSLINGVGYVFPLVIGSLAMTTEFRHKTITQSLLVEPDRTRFLVAKLLSVVPIGLAAGVVGVAATVAGGAPLLAIQGDGAYLGDGDVLAGLVLGVVVVALWAVIGVAFGTILSNQVAAIVVILAFTQFVEPIARIVLAQVDALARVASYLPGGAADSLIGASFLGGTGGDTDLLPRWAAALVLIGYALVFAVIGRLTTLRRDIG; from the coding sequence ATGAGGGCCGCGCTCCTGGCGGAGTACCGCAAGCTGGTCAGCACCCGGATCTGGTGGCTGCTGCTGATCGTGATGATCGCCTACCTCGCGTTCGTCGCCGCCGCGGTGTCGGCATCCTTCGTGTTCGTGCCGGAGGGGTCCGAGCCGCCGCTCGTCGGCGAGGACGCCGCCCGGGCGACGTACTCCCTGATCAACGGCGTCGGCTACGTCTTCCCGCTGGTCATCGGCAGTCTCGCGATGACCACCGAGTTCCGCCACAAGACGATCACCCAGAGCCTGCTGGTCGAGCCGGACCGCACCCGGTTCCTGGTCGCGAAGCTGCTGTCCGTCGTGCCGATCGGGCTCGCGGCGGGCGTCGTCGGCGTCGCCGCGACCGTGGCCGGCGGCGCGCCGCTGCTGGCGATCCAGGGCGACGGCGCCTACCTGGGCGACGGCGACGTGCTCGCCGGGCTGGTCCTCGGCGTCGTGGTCGTCGCGCTGTGGGCGGTGATCGGCGTCGCCTTCGGCACGATCCTGTCCAACCAGGTCGCGGCGATCGTGGTGATCCTCGCGTTCACCCAGTTCGTCGAGCCGATCGCCCGGATCGTGCTCGCGCAGGTCGACGCGCTGGCCCGGGTGGCGTCGTACCTCCCCGGCGGGGCGGCCGACTCCCTCATCGGCGCCTCCTTCCTCGGCGGCACCGGCGGCGACACCGACCTGCTGCCGCGCTGGGCGGCCGCCCTGGTGCTGATCGGGTACGCCCTCGTGTTCGCGGTGATCGGCCGCCTGACCACCCTGCGCCGCGACATCGGCTGA
- a CDS encoding type II toxin-antitoxin system PemK/MazF family toxin, which translates to MTVSTGRRRVLRGEVRLVDLDPTRGSEASKRRPAVIVSNDRANTTAARLGRGVVTVVPVTSNVSRVLPFQTLLPADETGLRLDSKAQAEQVRSVAVERLGPVLGRLPSRLVDELDEALRLHLQL; encoded by the coding sequence GTGACGGTCTCGACGGGACGGCGCCGCGTGCTGCGGGGTGAGGTCCGACTGGTCGACCTGGATCCGACGCGCGGCAGCGAGGCGAGCAAGCGTCGTCCGGCGGTGATCGTCAGCAACGACCGGGCGAACACGACCGCGGCTCGGCTCGGGCGCGGCGTCGTCACCGTCGTACCGGTGACGAGCAACGTGAGCCGGGTCCTTCCCTTCCAGACGCTGCTCCCCGCCGACGAGACCGGCTTGCGGCTCGACTCGAAGGCGCAGGCCGAGCAGGTCCGGTCCGTCGCCGTCGAACGGCTCGGACCTGTACTCGGCCGACTCCCGTCACGCCTCGTCGACGAGCTCGACGAGGCGCTCCGATTGCACCTCCAGCTGTGA
- the tsaE gene encoding tRNA (adenosine(37)-N6)-threonylcarbamoyltransferase complex ATPase subunit type 1 TsaE — MTTEIRRVGPEAAAEVLAVVRAAFADRPALDPPADALGETEESIAAMLVPGGGLLVLDDGVAVGAVVLDPVGDPVEAVYLRRFGIAPAAQGRGLAHDLVRAGLAEADRAGARRVVILAREELPRTAGFWRDMGFTETARHAPYVEMARPAPVTVDVPSADAMRDLGRRLAGHLAGGDVLVLSGELGAGKTTFTQGLGEGLGVRGGVTSPTFVISRVHPPLGDGPALVHVDAYRIGGRAELDDLDLDTDLDEAVTVVEWGTGLAEGLSDARLEVRIARATARTDVDPEADPRVVEIDAIGARWLGVDLRPIG, encoded by the coding sequence ATGACGACCGAGATCAGGCGCGTCGGTCCCGAGGCCGCCGCGGAGGTGCTGGCCGTGGTCCGGGCCGCGTTCGCCGACCGGCCGGCCCTCGACCCGCCCGCCGACGCCCTGGGGGAGACCGAGGAGTCCATCGCCGCGATGCTCGTGCCCGGCGGCGGCCTGCTGGTGCTCGACGACGGCGTCGCCGTGGGCGCCGTGGTCCTCGATCCGGTCGGCGACCCGGTCGAGGCCGTCTACCTGCGCCGGTTCGGCATCGCCCCCGCCGCCCAGGGCCGCGGCCTGGCGCACGACCTGGTGCGGGCCGGACTGGCGGAGGCCGACCGCGCGGGCGCCCGCCGGGTGGTCATCCTGGCCCGCGAGGAGCTGCCCCGCACCGCCGGGTTCTGGCGCGACATGGGCTTCACCGAGACCGCTAGGCACGCGCCGTACGTCGAGATGGCGCGCCCCGCCCCCGTCACCGTCGACGTGCCCAGCGCCGACGCCATGCGCGACCTCGGCCGCCGCCTCGCCGGCCACCTGGCCGGCGGCGACGTGCTCGTCCTCAGCGGCGAGCTGGGCGCCGGCAAGACCACCTTCACGCAGGGGCTCGGCGAGGGTCTCGGCGTCCGCGGCGGCGTCACCTCGCCGACCTTCGTCATCTCCCGCGTGCACCCCCCGCTCGGCGACGGGCCCGCCCTGGTCCACGTCGACGCCTACCGGATCGGCGGCCGCGCCGAGCTCGACGACCTCGACCTCGACACCGACCTCGACGAGGCCGTGACCGTCGTCGAGTGGGGCACCGGCCTCGCCGAGGGCCTCTCCGACGCCCGGCTCGAGGTCCGGATCGCCCGCGCGACGGCACGCACCGACGTCGACCCCGAGGCCGACCCGCGCGTGGTCGAGATCGACGCGATCGGCGCCCGCTGGCTCGGGGTGGACCTCCGCCCGATCGGCTGA
- the coaA gene encoding type I pantothenate kinase, whose product MTTGSPAATHHGEDSPREASPYVELDRATWANLAAEWHQQGSPLTSDEVVRLRGIGDSLDLDEIRDVYLPLSRLLSLRVNAATRLHHEQEQFLHRATPPRTPFVIGLAGSVAVGKSTAARVLQQMLARWPEHPNVALVTTDGFLYPNAELEARGLLQRKGFPESYDRRRLLKFVIDIKSGIDEVEAPVYSHLVYDVVPDEKVVVKRPDIVIVEGLNVLQPARVREDGRTGLGLSDFFDFSIFVDANTNHIREWYVDRFLRLRETAFRDPNSYFAKYAALSHDSAVDEARRIWDSINGPNLAQNVLPTRSRATLVLRKAADHAVQYVRLRKI is encoded by the coding sequence ATGACGACGGGCAGCCCGGCGGCGACCCACCACGGCGAGGACTCGCCGCGGGAGGCGTCGCCGTACGTCGAGCTGGACCGCGCGACCTGGGCGAACCTGGCCGCCGAGTGGCACCAGCAGGGCAGTCCGCTGACCAGCGACGAGGTGGTCCGGCTGCGCGGCATCGGCGACTCGCTCGACCTCGACGAGATCCGCGACGTCTACCTCCCGCTCTCGCGGCTGCTGTCGCTGCGGGTCAACGCCGCGACCCGGCTGCACCACGAGCAGGAGCAGTTCCTGCACCGGGCCACGCCCCCGCGCACGCCGTTCGTGATCGGCCTGGCCGGCTCGGTCGCGGTCGGCAAGTCGACCGCCGCGCGCGTGCTGCAGCAGATGCTGGCCCGCTGGCCCGAGCACCCCAACGTCGCCCTCGTGACGACCGACGGCTTCCTCTACCCCAACGCCGAGCTCGAGGCGCGCGGCCTGCTCCAGCGCAAGGGCTTCCCCGAGTCGTACGACCGGCGCAGGCTGCTGAAGTTCGTCATCGACATCAAGTCGGGCATCGACGAGGTCGAGGCGCCGGTCTACTCCCACCTCGTCTACGACGTCGTCCCCGACGAGAAGGTCGTCGTCAAGCGGCCCGACATCGTCATCGTCGAGGGCCTCAACGTCCTCCAGCCGGCCCGGGTCCGCGAGGACGGCCGCACGGGCCTGGGCCTCTCGGACTTCTTCGACTTCTCCATCTTCGTCGACGCCAACACCAACCACATCCGGGAGTGGTACGTCGACCGGTTCCTCCGGCTGCGCGAGACGGCCTTCCGCGACCCCAACTCCTACTTCGCCAAGTACGCCGCCCTGAGCCACGACTCCGCCGTCGACGAGGCGCGCCGGATCTGGGACTCCATCAACGGCCCCAACCTCGCGCAGAACGTGCTCCCCACCCGGTCCCGCGCGACCCTGGTGCTGCGCAAGGCGGCCGACCACGCGGTGCAGTACGTCCGGCTCAGGAAGATCTGA
- a CDS encoding KTSC domain-containing protein: MDVEMQQLRRSKALQEIGYDAGARVLRVRFRHGGLYDYLDVAPEVFLGLLDSPHPWTEWHEEVLAHEVRRVD, from the coding sequence GTGGACGTCGAGATGCAGCAGCTGCGCCGCTCGAAGGCGCTCCAGGAGATCGGGTACGACGCCGGGGCGCGCGTCCTGCGCGTCCGGTTCCGCCACGGCGGCCTCTACGACTACCTCGACGTCGCGCCCGAGGTCTTCCTCGGGCTGCTCGACTCGCCGCACCCGTGGACGGAGTGGCACGAGGAGGTGCTCGCCCACGAGGTCCGCCGCGTGGACTGA
- a CDS encoding glycoside hydrolase family 16 protein, whose amino-acid sequence MRSMRMLLLAALVVGGLCLVDGPAVAGEGNARPGLERPALKHAAKARAVVFKGRAKPRSVVRLQARGPSYWKTVGKTRASKKGAFKIRVPYPETPSTYRVVSRGKVSQTRKVVPPVQPATPKPPAPSDACGVQPERAEGGYYSCTFRDDFDGTTLDRSRWMVQETSFSGMYGGSKGCYVDNDRTVRVDSGLLLLTSTILDEEFLCRSPYGSFTTNAEVSTVATRSQFVQTYGRFEARIKMPAEAGIPGSHSAFWLYPQDQAYGRWPGSGEVDIAEWFSGLPGNVYPSVHYAGENTALSSGYNCRMPTSSTEFHTYAVEWTPSIMRFYYDGQLCYSHSWTPTGLRAPQPFDQPFYIVLTQVWGLGWNTRTDAMPDTSTLVVDWVKAWQ is encoded by the coding sequence ATGCGTTCGATGCGGATGCTGTTGCTCGCGGCGCTGGTGGTCGGCGGGCTGTGCCTGGTGGACGGCCCGGCCGTCGCCGGCGAGGGGAACGCGCGGCCGGGGCTGGAGCGCCCGGCGCTGAAGCACGCGGCGAAGGCCCGCGCGGTGGTGTTCAAGGGCCGGGCCAAGCCGCGGTCGGTGGTCCGGCTGCAGGCCCGCGGCCCGTCGTACTGGAAGACGGTCGGGAAGACCCGCGCCTCGAAGAAGGGCGCCTTCAAGATCCGCGTCCCGTACCCGGAGACGCCGAGCACCTACCGCGTCGTGTCCCGGGGCAAGGTCAGCCAGACCCGCAAGGTGGTGCCGCCGGTCCAGCCGGCGACGCCGAAGCCGCCCGCGCCGAGCGACGCCTGCGGCGTGCAGCCCGAGCGTGCCGAGGGCGGCTACTACTCGTGCACCTTCCGCGACGACTTCGACGGCACCACGCTCGACCGCAGCAGGTGGATGGTCCAGGAGACCTCCTTCAGCGGCATGTACGGCGGCAGCAAGGGCTGCTACGTCGACAACGACCGCACCGTCCGGGTCGACTCCGGACTGCTGCTGCTGACGTCGACCATCCTCGACGAGGAGTTCCTCTGCCGCAGCCCGTACGGCTCGTTCACGACCAACGCCGAGGTGTCGACCGTCGCCACCCGCTCGCAGTTCGTCCAGACCTACGGCCGGTTCGAGGCCCGGATCAAGATGCCCGCCGAGGCGGGCATCCCCGGCTCCCACTCGGCGTTCTGGCTCTATCCGCAGGACCAGGCCTACGGCCGCTGGCCCGGGTCGGGCGAGGTCGACATCGCCGAGTGGTTCAGCGGCCTGCCGGGCAACGTCTACCCGTCGGTGCACTACGCGGGCGAGAACACCGCGCTGAGCTCCGGCTACAACTGCCGGATGCCCACGTCCAGCACGGAGTTCCACACCTACGCCGTGGAGTGGACGCCGAGCATCATGCGGTTCTACTACGACGGCCAGCTCTGCTACAGCCACTCCTGGACGCCGACCGGGCTCAGGGCGCCCCAGCCCTTCGACCAGCCGTTCTACATCGTCCTCACCCAGGTCTGGGGCCTCGGCTGGAACACCCGCACCGACGCCATGCCGGACACCTCCACGCTCGTCGTGGACTGGGTGAAGGCCTGGCAGTGA
- a CDS encoding alanine racemase, translating to MVKELAPGDAVSYGHRWVAEQPTTVGLVPVGYGDGIPRHATRPGAPDAAATVAIDGKRRPIRGTVCMDQVVVDLGGDRPPLGSEVVVFGPPGAGGPTAQDWAEACGTINYEIVTRIGGRMTRRHVDSEAER from the coding sequence ATGGTCAAGGAGCTCGCACCCGGCGACGCCGTCTCGTACGGTCACCGCTGGGTCGCCGAGCAGCCGACCACGGTCGGCCTGGTCCCCGTGGGGTACGGCGACGGCATCCCGCGCCACGCCACCCGGCCCGGCGCGCCCGACGCCGCCGCGACCGTCGCCATCGACGGCAAGCGCCGCCCGATCCGCGGCACCGTGTGCATGGACCAGGTCGTCGTCGACCTCGGCGGCGACCGCCCGCCGCTCGGCAGCGAGGTCGTCGTGTTCGGCCCGCCGGGTGCGGGCGGCCCGACCGCCCAGGACTGGGCCGAGGCGTGCGGGACCATCAACTACGAGATCGTCACCAGGATCGGGGGCCGGATGACCCGCCGCCACGTCGACAGCGAGGCCGAGCGATGA